The following proteins are encoded in a genomic region of Thermococcus celericrescens:
- a CDS encoding M42 family metallopeptidase, producing the protein MERMIEILREILEIPSPTGYTKEVMAYIAGLLNENGVKTYFTNKGALIAGNHPEPELVVAAHVDTLGAMVKGILPNGHLSFTRVGGLHLPAFEGEYCTIITRSGKKYRGTLLLKNPSVHVNREAGKKERKEENMYIRLDELVEKKEDTEKLGIRPGDFIAFDPKFEYVNGFVKAHFLDDKASAAVMIDLMLDLGAEALEKLPVAFFFSPYEEVGHGGAGGYPPSMKELLVVDMGVVGDGVTGKETAVSIAAKDSSGPYDYEMTTKLIELAEKHEIPHVVDVFPYYGSDGSAALR; encoded by the coding sequence ATGGAAAGAATGATCGAGATTCTCAGGGAGATTCTGGAGATCCCGTCCCCGACGGGCTACACGAAAGAGGTTATGGCCTACATAGCAGGACTTCTCAACGAAAACGGCGTGAAAACCTACTTCACCAACAAGGGTGCCCTGATAGCGGGCAACCATCCGGAGCCGGAGCTGGTTGTGGCGGCCCACGTTGACACCCTCGGCGCGATGGTTAAAGGAATCCTGCCAAACGGACACCTGAGCTTCACGAGAGTAGGCGGCCTGCACCTTCCGGCCTTCGAGGGCGAGTACTGCACGATAATCACCCGCTCGGGGAAGAAGTACCGCGGAACGCTCCTTCTCAAGAACCCCAGCGTCCACGTGAACAGGGAAGCTGGAAAGAAGGAGCGCAAGGAGGAGAACATGTACATCCGCCTGGATGAGCTCGTCGAGAAGAAGGAAGATACAGAGAAGCTCGGCATAAGACCGGGTGACTTCATAGCCTTCGACCCGAAGTTCGAGTACGTCAATGGCTTCGTCAAGGCCCACTTTCTCGACGACAAGGCCAGCGCCGCGGTGATGATAGACCTGATGCTCGATTTGGGTGCCGAGGCCCTTGAAAAGCTCCCGGTGGCGTTCTTCTTCTCGCCCTACGAGGAGGTCGGACACGGGGGCGCGGGCGGTTATCCACCGAGCATGAAGGAGCTCCTCGTCGTCGACATGGGCGTCGTTGGCGATGGCGTCACGGGTAAGGAAACCGCGGTATCGATAGCGGCCAAGGACTCAAGCGGCCCGTACGACTACGAGATGACGACGAAACTCATCGAGCTGGCCGAGAAGCACGAGATCCCCCACGTCGTTGATGTATTCCCCTACTACGGCTCCGACGGCTCGGCGGCGCTCAGG
- a CDS encoding AEC family transporter, with protein sequence MNIAEMLALIAVGYVLKRLVKSEKPFDYLRILVNDFLLALFIFGNVASKDLNYLLSIKTVFLYVFLIIAISLGFSYIYGRVVLKNDPWAGALMVLSVYPNTAALGFPIASLFLDDITPAILYSTTNSMIVIPIVTFIAAHYSSGGANVKDSFLKALKFPPTVANLFALALVIAGVRIPSQILEPIRTVGWLSIPLLIIYFGSRITLRSFDWRKLAEVGAFRIAIPFTFVFLTLRWAAPGVFYSVLVEASMPPAIAANAILAQYRLKAEEAISVTFVLTLLVIGLFMVLKAFL encoded by the coding sequence ATGAACATCGCCGAGATGCTCGCCCTCATAGCGGTCGGCTACGTCCTCAAGAGGCTGGTCAAATCGGAGAAGCCCTTCGACTACCTCCGAATCCTGGTGAACGACTTTCTCCTCGCCCTGTTCATCTTCGGAAACGTGGCGAGCAAGGACCTGAACTACCTCCTGAGCATAAAGACCGTCTTCCTCTACGTCTTCCTGATAATCGCGATAAGCCTTGGGTTTTCGTACATCTACGGCCGCGTCGTCCTTAAAAACGACCCCTGGGCCGGTGCGCTGATGGTTCTCTCGGTCTACCCCAACACGGCCGCCCTTGGCTTCCCGATAGCGAGCCTCTTCCTCGATGACATAACGCCCGCGATACTCTACTCCACGACCAACTCGATGATAGTCATCCCAATCGTCACCTTCATAGCGGCCCACTACTCCAGCGGAGGCGCGAACGTTAAGGACAGCTTCCTGAAGGCGCTGAAGTTTCCGCCGACGGTGGCGAACCTCTTCGCCCTTGCACTCGTCATAGCCGGCGTTCGGATTCCGAGCCAAATCCTTGAGCCGATAAGAACCGTCGGCTGGCTCAGCATACCCCTGCTCATTATCTACTTCGGCTCGCGGATAACGCTGAGGAGCTTCGACTGGCGCAAGCTCGCGGAGGTCGGGGCCTTTCGGATAGCGATTCCCTTCACCTTCGTTTTCCTTACCCTTCGCTGGGCGGCTCCGGGCGTCTTCTACTCGGTCCTCGTCGAGGCCTCGATGCCCCCAGCTATAGCGGCCAACGCGATTCTAGCCCAGTACCGCCTGAAGGCAGAGGAGGCGATAAGCGTCACCTTCGTGCTGACCCTGCTCGTCATAGGACTCTTCATGGTTCTCAAAGCCTTCCTGTGA
- a CDS encoding MMPL family transporter yields MAWNEWIVKHAKAIVALWIIVVIAAMPLAAKMNDLTNYSMDQFLPKDVESVKVQETLTEEFPEFATSDNQTYMIVSGVDVNDPATRDAYERFKAEARPYGSNFTSYYDAVDMLHNKSYEIALNLTKTTANLTGIFYGSAINASSTYGTLLSQIENLSVQVETLNETVPQLAGAYFALEANLSVLYNQSLTLRQALNQTDLAYVELHGNLTSASEQLRTLNSTIAGLNVGLYNLSDSYARTYLGTIGAYDALVQAGAYERGLDGATAQAIATQLGVPAEFVYAVYNATYPAYSVYGASTITDGFLANVTRAMVLGKINDPMQRNLAEAYSVAFYRGVVAFDEQAGSDYALIQLGENAVRPVDEIASNALKNLPLVIEGAGGSYEVPGFGEIPASTLAHIVNVSIGLGKNPSASAVENATIEVAKALMTGSPLLEMPNADEILRTLLTHGPTGELESNLLAGALKEKLPGEQKVLAEPIVKTVVGFDTNATGVLAKDPALLKEATVSLLAKIIKERGVEIPENVISEVYDSRGDVVPIAREILIQKTSEEVGSEEVAETIVDAVLKNPEELAAGVGVEGAVKEIITSLAGDVPIDLGKAVDDVYAGRSPEEIAYSLFGQGVDEKLANVSAPEDVKETLKELMLTVARDYPMSDSGIETLVKEKTVKLVEKFVGEINLGVPLHINATELVNIAFEFRDDPDRITKEEVKPIEEQVYPSIYSLAKSYIGMLKSPDNTTMLILFTPKGLEGVSDLEKQSRVRYGNSIKAKEIAVKEFGTVSPKVEVYVTGTPIQTYEAIKYGKEDNDKTTKFSIVGALLVLLILMGVALLATLLPFTGVATATLTALGILYLLAKGDYLDVGSWAQMLTVTTALGLGIDYSTYYLHRFKEYLAEGYDHSRAASEALKRAKDAVLASASTDIIAFASFILAWEFPIFKTIGMIAPLAVIVVLLASLTFIPAITVLIGDKPAFWWPGHIEHHIESVDIHERSRIAEWAVKHAKVVVLIALLVAVPAAYNFVNFNGTHDIKLFIPKDSETYNFLQLSESTVGAGVTSPTYVVVDLGHPVGDGDLKTINELADRISAVDGVEYVYTLARPYGRQVNVSVDELKSLGGNRYISEDGTKVLIQVTGKYEATDDRSKDMVREIRDIVKDEEKSGAIKSGMVGGSTALALDLSDLINDVFWHRIFPVALLLMFLSLIPTLKGLPAVITTIGTIAVGVLLSITVSSWLFERVFGQQVMWFLPMMVFIVLMGVGIDYNSFYLVKARDEFERRSARDALVVAAGTMDTLVVGLAAVLAVTYGSLMTGATWGIREIGFALAIGVLLTATAAVYFIGPATMALFGEKAWWPLHKTKKE; encoded by the coding sequence ATGGCTTGGAACGAGTGGATAGTGAAGCACGCAAAGGCCATCGTGGCCCTCTGGATTATCGTGGTCATAGCCGCGATGCCCCTTGCGGCAAAGATGAACGACCTCACCAACTACAGCATGGACCAGTTCCTGCCCAAGGACGTGGAATCCGTCAAGGTGCAGGAAACCCTCACAGAAGAGTTCCCTGAGTTCGCGACCAGCGACAACCAGACGTACATGATAGTGAGCGGAGTGGACGTGAACGACCCCGCGACGCGGGATGCCTATGAGCGCTTCAAGGCCGAGGCAAGGCCCTACGGCTCGAATTTCACCTCCTACTACGATGCCGTTGATATGCTCCACAACAAGTCCTATGAGATAGCGCTCAACCTCACCAAAACGACCGCCAACCTAACCGGAATCTTCTATGGCTCGGCAATCAACGCCAGCAGCACTTACGGAACCCTTCTTTCTCAGATTGAGAACCTCAGCGTTCAGGTTGAAACCCTCAACGAAACCGTCCCCCAGCTTGCAGGGGCCTACTTCGCGCTCGAGGCCAACCTGAGCGTTCTCTACAACCAGAGTCTCACCCTCCGGCAAGCGCTCAACCAGACGGATTTGGCCTACGTTGAACTCCACGGAAACCTCACCAGCGCAAGCGAGCAGTTGAGAACGCTGAACTCCACGATAGCTGGCCTTAACGTGGGCCTCTACAACCTGAGTGATAGCTACGCGAGAACTTACCTCGGAACGATAGGAGCCTACGACGCCCTCGTTCAGGCTGGAGCCTACGAGAGGGGCCTTGATGGGGCAACGGCGCAGGCGATAGCCACCCAGCTCGGCGTTCCCGCCGAGTTCGTTTACGCGGTTTACAACGCCACCTACCCGGCCTACTCTGTCTACGGGGCCAGTACAATAACCGACGGCTTCCTGGCCAATGTCACCAGGGCGATGGTTCTCGGCAAGATAAACGACCCAATGCAGAGGAACCTCGCGGAGGCATACTCGGTTGCCTTCTACAGGGGAGTTGTGGCGTTTGACGAGCAGGCGGGCAGTGATTACGCCCTCATTCAGCTCGGCGAGAACGCGGTTAGGCCCGTTGATGAGATAGCAAGCAACGCCCTCAAAAACCTCCCGCTCGTCATCGAAGGGGCTGGGGGAAGCTACGAGGTTCCAGGTTTCGGTGAGATCCCCGCCAGCACGCTGGCCCACATCGTCAACGTCTCGATAGGCCTTGGAAAGAACCCGAGCGCTTCAGCGGTCGAGAACGCGACAATCGAGGTCGCGAAGGCCCTCATGACTGGAAGCCCTCTCCTCGAAATGCCCAACGCCGACGAGATACTCAGAACCCTTCTTACCCACGGGCCGACTGGAGAACTTGAGAGCAATCTCCTCGCAGGTGCTCTAAAGGAGAAACTGCCCGGGGAGCAGAAGGTCCTTGCAGAGCCGATAGTCAAGACCGTTGTGGGATTCGACACCAACGCGACCGGAGTTCTGGCCAAGGACCCGGCCCTGCTGAAGGAGGCAACCGTCTCGCTGCTCGCCAAGATTATAAAGGAAAGGGGCGTTGAGATCCCAGAGAACGTCATAAGCGAGGTCTACGACTCCCGTGGGGATGTCGTCCCGATTGCGAGGGAGATTCTGATTCAAAAGACCTCCGAGGAGGTCGGGAGCGAGGAGGTTGCCGAAACCATCGTCGATGCGGTTCTTAAGAACCCTGAGGAACTCGCAGCGGGAGTCGGGGTAGAGGGGGCAGTCAAGGAGATAATCACGAGCCTGGCCGGAGACGTCCCGATAGACCTCGGCAAAGCTGTGGACGATGTTTACGCCGGCAGAAGTCCAGAGGAGATAGCCTACAGCCTGTTTGGGCAGGGGGTTGATGAGAAGCTCGCCAACGTCAGCGCGCCGGAGGACGTCAAGGAAACGCTGAAGGAGCTAATGCTGACCGTTGCCAGGGACTACCCGATGAGCGACTCCGGCATAGAGACCCTCGTGAAGGAGAAAACGGTGAAGCTCGTCGAGAAGTTCGTGGGGGAGATTAACCTCGGAGTTCCGCTCCACATAAACGCGACCGAGCTTGTGAACATCGCCTTCGAATTCAGGGACGACCCGGATAGGATAACGAAGGAAGAGGTCAAACCAATAGAGGAGCAGGTTTACCCGTCCATTTACAGCCTCGCAAAGAGCTACATCGGCATGCTCAAGAGCCCGGACAACACGACGATGCTCATCCTGTTTACCCCGAAGGGGCTTGAGGGTGTCAGCGACCTCGAAAAGCAGAGCAGGGTTCGGTACGGGAATTCGATCAAAGCGAAGGAAATAGCCGTGAAGGAGTTCGGAACGGTCTCGCCGAAAGTCGAGGTATACGTGACCGGAACGCCCATTCAGACCTACGAGGCCATTAAATACGGCAAGGAGGACAACGACAAGACTACGAAGTTCAGCATCGTCGGGGCGCTCCTCGTGCTCCTTATCCTGATGGGGGTGGCGCTGCTAGCGACGCTCCTGCCCTTCACCGGCGTCGCAACGGCAACCCTCACGGCGCTGGGAATCCTCTACCTGCTCGCAAAGGGTGACTATCTGGACGTCGGGAGCTGGGCCCAGATGCTGACCGTCACGACGGCGCTTGGCCTCGGAATAGACTACTCAACCTACTATCTCCATCGCTTCAAGGAGTACCTGGCGGAAGGCTACGACCACAGCAGGGCGGCGAGTGAGGCGCTGAAGAGGGCAAAGGACGCGGTTCTGGCCAGCGCATCAACCGACATCATAGCCTTCGCGAGCTTCATCCTGGCCTGGGAGTTCCCGATATTCAAGACCATCGGCATGATAGCACCCCTGGCGGTCATCGTAGTCCTCCTCGCCAGCTTGACGTTCATTCCGGCGATAACCGTTCTCATAGGCGACAAACCGGCCTTCTGGTGGCCGGGGCACATCGAGCATCACATCGAGAGTGTGGATATCCACGAGAGGAGCAGAATCGCGGAGTGGGCCGTCAAGCACGCCAAAGTGGTTGTCCTCATAGCGCTCCTCGTGGCAGTTCCGGCGGCCTACAACTTTGTCAACTTCAACGGAACCCACGACATAAAGCTGTTCATCCCCAAGGACAGCGAGACCTACAACTTCCTCCAGCTCAGCGAGAGCACGGTCGGTGCGGGCGTTACCTCCCCGACCTACGTCGTGGTCGACCTCGGACACCCAGTTGGCGACGGCGACCTCAAGACCATCAACGAGCTCGCGGACAGGATATCAGCGGTTGACGGCGTCGAGTACGTCTATACCCTCGCCCGCCCCTACGGAAGGCAGGTGAACGTCAGCGTGGACGAGCTGAAGAGCCTTGGCGGAAACCGCTACATCTCGGAAGACGGCACCAAAGTGCTGATACAGGTTACCGGGAAGTACGAGGCCACCGACGACCGCTCCAAGGACATGGTGAGGGAGATAAGGGATATAGTGAAAGACGAGGAGAAGTCAGGAGCAATAAAGTCCGGAATGGTTGGCGGAAGCACTGCACTGGCGCTCGACCTCAGCGACCTCATCAACGACGTCTTCTGGCACAGAATCTTCCCGGTGGCGCTCCTGCTGATGTTCCTGTCCCTCATACCGACACTCAAGGGACTGCCAGCGGTTATAACCACCATAGGCACCATAGCGGTCGGCGTGCTCCTCAGCATAACCGTCTCCAGCTGGCTCTTCGAGAGGGTCTTCGGCCAGCAGGTCATGTGGTTCCTGCCCATGATGGTCTTCATAGTGCTCATGGGTGTGGGCATAGACTACAACAGCTTCTACCTGGTCAAAGCCAGGGACGAGTTCGAGCGCAGGAGCGCTAGGGACGCGCTGGTGGTCGCCGCCGGAACGATGGACACGCTGGTCGTCGGCCTCGCCGCTGTGCTGGCGGTAACCTACGGCTCGCTGATGACTGGAGCAACGTGGGGAATAAGGGAGATAGGCTTCGCACTGGCCATCGGAGTGCTGCTGACTGCCACAGCGGCGGTTTACTTCATCGGCCCGGCCACGATGGCTCTCTTCGGTGAAAAGGCCTGGTGGCCCCTGCACAAGACGAAGAAGGAGTGA
- a CDS encoding PadR family transcriptional regulator — protein MGEDVERKIIKGLFTVPLKNIILAIVGLKGEAHGYEILKELEKLAIGLWKPSHSNLYTILNKMVDEGLLEPREEYRGRVRRVKYSLTEKGLDYLKTSNELALRVLYTSINYHEALKKKLEEMGERKVMDRETVIEYLGLLKKIRDILDEEIKTIEAELSAEN, from the coding sequence ATGGGGGAGGACGTTGAGCGGAAGATAATCAAGGGCCTCTTCACGGTCCCGCTGAAGAACATAATCCTGGCCATAGTTGGCCTAAAGGGAGAGGCACATGGCTACGAAATACTGAAGGAGCTTGAGAAGCTAGCCATCGGCCTCTGGAAGCCCAGCCACAGCAACCTGTACACGATACTCAACAAGATGGTCGACGAGGGTCTTCTGGAGCCCCGCGAGGAGTACCGGGGCAGGGTGAGGCGTGTGAAATACAGCCTAACTGAAAAGGGCCTCGATTATCTAAAAACTTCCAATGAACTGGCCCTTCGGGTTCTGTACACCTCCATCAACTATCACGAAGCCCTGAAGAAGAAGCTCGAGGAGATGGGGGAGAGAAAGGTTATGGACAGAGAGACCGTGATTGAGTACCTGGGACTCCTCAAGAAGATACGCGACATACTGGACGAGGAAATAAAGACTATAGAAGCCGAACTTTCGGCGGAGAATTGA
- a CDS encoding ArsR/SmtB family transcription factor: MENDLKIQLEELKKRLEVLEESIDPVDEVMLSIKARLRRKLEGGSLPEIDEERAAKTLKALANPDRIRILKMLSEGPMGFKEIKDALGVESPTVSHHLKLLVKTRMVRKGEGYEISPDGRLFLRLLEIITALEEVEE, translated from the coding sequence ATGGAGAACGACCTGAAGATTCAGCTCGAAGAGCTGAAGAAAAGGCTGGAGGTGCTAGAGGAAAGCATTGACCCCGTTGATGAGGTCATGCTCTCGATAAAGGCCCGTCTCAGGAGAAAGCTCGAAGGCGGAAGCCTGCCCGAGATAGACGAGGAGAGGGCAGCCAAAACCCTCAAGGCCCTCGCCAACCCTGACAGGATAAGGATTCTGAAGATGCTCTCCGAGGGGCCCATGGGATTCAAGGAGATAAAGGATGCCCTTGGGGTGGAAAGCCCCACCGTTTCCCACCACCTGAAGCTCCTGGTGAAAACCCGGATGGTGAGAAAGGGAGAAGGATACGAAATATCGCCCGACGGACGTCTCTTTTTGCGCTTGCTTGAGATAATAACTGCCCTTGAGGAGGTGGAAGAATGA
- a CDS encoding DUF4097 family beta strand repeat-containing protein, which yields MIFENVREVDIKATNGRIEIEGWENDYAEVNYTVYGEVEVTVEQKGSGLIIMEEPKKRFLNLLRESGWAEIEVKVPRRVLINAKNVNGELKARGVRFEDVTTVNGEIDLKDCEAEKLSTVNGEVRAHLTVAGPLKASTVNGEIELTIEELEGDVEVSCVNGDIVLRLTEFCDAKIVSKRVNGDVKLVGIDLDDPVIGTGSFEVKASTVNGDVRVELI from the coding sequence ATGATATTTGAAAACGTCCGGGAAGTTGATATAAAGGCCACCAACGGCCGGATCGAGATAGAGGGCTGGGAAAACGACTACGCCGAGGTGAACTACACCGTCTACGGCGAGGTGGAGGTCACCGTCGAGCAGAAGGGGAGCGGGCTAATCATCATGGAAGAACCGAAGAAAAGGTTCCTGAACCTGCTCAGGGAGAGCGGCTGGGCGGAGATAGAGGTGAAGGTTCCGCGGAGGGTCCTGATAAATGCGAAGAACGTGAACGGCGAGCTTAAGGCCAGGGGCGTGCGCTTTGAGGACGTCACGACGGTAAACGGCGAGATAGACCTGAAGGACTGCGAGGCCGAAAAGCTTAGCACCGTGAACGGTGAGGTAAGGGCCCATCTAACGGTTGCCGGCCCTCTGAAGGCCTCCACCGTGAACGGGGAAATCGAGCTTACCATCGAGGAGCTTGAGGGGGACGTCGAGGTAAGCTGCGTCAACGGAGACATCGTGCTTCGCCTGACCGAGTTCTGCGATGCCAAGATAGTCAGCAAGAGAGTTAATGGAGACGTCAAATTGGTCGGCATAGACCTGGACGACCCTGTTATAGGGACGGGTTCGTTTGAGGTCAAGGCCAGCACTGTGAACGGCGACGTGAGGGTCGAGCTGATTTGA